TCTCCGCGCGCGACACCATGCGGGTGGCGCAGCGGCTGTACGAGGAAGGCTACATCACCTACATGCGTACCGACTCGGTGCACCTCTCCGAGCAGGCGATCGGGGCGGCGCGCGCGCGGGTGAAGCAGCTGTACGGGCAGCCGTTCCTCTCGCCGCAGCCGCGGCAGTTCACCACCAAGAGCAAGGGTGCGCAGGAGGCCCACGAGGCGATCCGCCCCGCGGGCACCGAGATGCGCACCGCCGAGGAGCTGCGGCTCAGCGGCCAGGAAGCTCGCCTCTACGAGCTGATCTGGATGCGCACCGTCGCCAGCCAGATGGCCGACGCGCGAATCACGCAGCTCACCGCGCTGATCGAGGCGGACGACACCGTCTTCCGCGCCTCCGGCCGGCGGGTGGACTTCGCCGGCTTCTTCCGCGCGTACGTGGAGGGGCAGGACGATCCGGACGCGGCGCTGGAGGACCGCGACGAGCCGCTTCCGCCCTTCCGGCGCGGCGACGTGCTGGGGCTCCGCGCGCTGGAGGCGCTGGGGCACGAGACGCAGCCCCCCGCGCGCTATACCGAAGCCACGCTGGTGAAGACGCTGGAGGCGGAGGGGATCGGGCGGCCAAGCACCTACGCGAGCATCATCGGCACCATCATCGACCGTGGATACGTGGAGCGGCTGGCGAACGCGCTCGTCCCCACCTTTACGGCGTTCGCGGTGACGGGGCTGCTGGAGGGCCACTTCCCGCACCTCGTCGATACGCGCTTCACCGCGCGCATGGAGGAGCAGCTCGACGAGATCGCGGAGGGCGACGCTGAGTGGCTGCCCTACCTGCGCGAGTTCTTCAACGGCCCCGAGGGGCTGGACGCGCTGGTGCGCACCGGCCAGGAGAACATCGACCCGCGCGACGCCTCCACCGTGCGCCTCTCGGACCTGCAGGCGCGGGTGCGGATCGGCAAGTTCGGTCCATTCGTGGAGATGGAGGAGGACGGCGCCACCGTCACCGCGTCGCTCCCCGAGGGTGTGGCGCCGGCAGACCTGACGCCGGAGCAGGTGACGGAGCTGGTGCGCGCGAAGTCGTCCGGCCCCGACGTGCTGGGCACCGACGCGCGCACCGGCAAGCCCGTGCTCATGCTGCAAGGGCGCTTCGGCCCGTACGTGCAGCTCGGGGAGGCGGAGGAGGGGAGCAGCGAGAAGCCGCGCCGCGCCTCGCTTCCCAAGGGACTGGCGCCGGCACAGGTGACGCTGGAGGCCGCGCTGAAGCTCCTCTCGCTCCCGCGCAACCTCGGCAACCATCCGGAGAAGGGGAAGGAGATCACGGCCGGCATCGGGCGCTTCGGGCCGTTCGTGGTGTGCGACGGCGACTTCCGCTCGCTGCTCCCGACGGACGACGTGTACACGGTCGATCTCCCGCGCGCGATGGAGCTCCTTTCCGCGCCCAAGGGCGGACGCACGCGCACGGCCATCGAGCCGATCCGCACCGTCGGCGCGCACCCGGCCGACGGCGAGCCGGTGCAGCTCTTCGCGGGACGCTACGGGCCGTACGTGAAGCACGGCGCCATCAACGCCTCGCTCCCCAAGGGCGTGGAGGCGGAGGCCGTCACCATCGACCAGGCCGTCGCGCTCCTCGCCGAGCGCGCCGCGTCCGCGCCCGCCAAGAAGGGTGCGCGTGGGCGGGCGGGAGGGCGCTCCGCGGCTCCGGCGAAGAAGGCTCCGGCCAAAAAGGCTGCTTCCAAGACCGCCGCGGCGGTGAAGAAGACGGCCGCGAAGAAGACCACCGCCAAGAAGGCGGCGCCGAAGAAGGCGGTGAAGCGGCGTCCGTAACGCCGCTCTGCCGGAGGCGAAGAAAACGGGGGCGCCGAGAGAATGATCTCGGCGCCTCCGTTCTTGTGTCCATTCCGCGATCGTTCAGGCGGCACGGGCAGCAATGTGGGGCGGCCCTACCCGTCGAGGCACGCAGGGGAGGGCGGACACGCAGGTCCGCCCCTACGGGATCTGTGCGCACTGCCGCAATCGAAGCACCGCGCGGACCGACGCAAACGCCCCTCCCCCAGCAGTTTGGGGGAGGGGCAGCGAGGAACGAGCGGGGAGGGGGCCTCAGCGGCGCGTGAGCGTGCCCAGGCGCGTGTCGTACGAGGCGACCTGCTGCCAGGAGCGCGCGGTGCCGGAGGCGCGGATCGCCCAGAAGTCGAAGATCCCCTCGCGCCGGTCGCCCGCCGCGTTCAGCACCGTCCAGCCGGTGGCGCCGTAGTGCGTGCCGGCCGCCACCTGGAAGCGGGC
The sequence above is drawn from the Longimicrobium sp. genome and encodes:
- the topA gene encoding type I DNA topoisomerase produces the protein MAKERRRLVVVESPTKAKTIRGYLPAGYQVAASMGHVRDLPESASDIPADVKGKDWARLGVDVEHDFEPLYVVPAGKRKVVSELRAMLKDADELVVATDEDREGESIGWHLVEVLKPRVPVSRIVFHEITPEAIRAALATPRQIDAEVVRAQETRRILDRLVGYTLSPLLWKKISSGLSAGRVQSVAVRLLVQRERERRAFRSGAYWDLKATLLAEAVPFGATLQSLGGKRVASGRDFDETTGRLKEAREVVLLDEAAARALVERLRPATWKVAETEEKPSVRRPYPPFTTSTLQQEANRKLRLSARDTMRVAQRLYEEGYITYMRTDSVHLSEQAIGAARARVKQLYGQPFLSPQPRQFTTKSKGAQEAHEAIRPAGTEMRTAEELRLSGQEARLYELIWMRTVASQMADARITQLTALIEADDTVFRASGRRVDFAGFFRAYVEGQDDPDAALEDRDEPLPPFRRGDVLGLRALEALGHETQPPARYTEATLVKTLEAEGIGRPSTYASIIGTIIDRGYVERLANALVPTFTAFAVTGLLEGHFPHLVDTRFTARMEEQLDEIAEGDAEWLPYLREFFNGPEGLDALVRTGQENIDPRDASTVRLSDLQARVRIGKFGPFVEMEEDGATVTASLPEGVAPADLTPEQVTELVRAKSSGPDVLGTDARTGKPVLMLQGRFGPYVQLGEAEEGSSEKPRRASLPKGLAPAQVTLEAALKLLSLPRNLGNHPEKGKEITAGIGRFGPFVVCDGDFRSLLPTDDVYTVDLPRAMELLSAPKGGRTRTAIEPIRTVGAHPADGEPVQLFAGRYGPYVKHGAINASLPKGVEAEAVTIDQAVALLAERAASAPAKKGARGRAGGRSAAPAKKAPAKKAASKTAAAVKKTAAKKTTAKKAAPKKAVKRRP